accgtataaaaattataattattttattagttgaCTGAACAAAAATGTCTActgggtaaaaaattttctgagtgAAAGcagattaaatccggagttgATGCGGagcgggtttttttttatttaatctcctcggagtgaaattcactccgaaaggAGTTTATTTCAATGTTGAAACTCCGAATcgaagtgaaataaaattcatatcacTCCGAAATTCGCTGGAAAAATAAACTCACTATTTACTTCCCATTAGGAATGGTCTTCCCGacgaaaaaagattttatataagagtatagttatatatgaattatatacaattggaTTGAGGCGATggataattacataaattttttgtatagttatatacaatcgtatatagttctatataaaaatgcaaaaaataataaaattatatacaaatgtatatatttgtatacaaatagatataattatatttattatcgggccattttttctatccaattttatacaattgtataaaattttttttcatcgagtTATTAGAAACTCCGAGTGaattcagatttaaataaaattcgtaatcACTCAAAATTCACTCTGgactttttacagtgtatatgtaaaaataattatcaaattcattaaataatatgtaaattatgagtcgtgcaaaaaATCCCTAATTAAGagaaacgattcaaaataatttgcaatGTGAAATGTCCATACGAAGAgcgattcaaaaatattcagaagcattaaaattttttttgttctaatcgttttaaatcgtttcttttaataaggaacatatatttttttataacaatttaaaaaatattgtgaagTTTTATGATTCCTTTTtggtatgtattttttttactgcatattattattattttttaaaaatataattatcaaaagaCTTTTTcttagaaacattttttttgtcgagGAAATGATACTGATATACGAGGATAAAAACGCAATTGTTGTTTAATATTAAGTGCGATATCATTGAAATAGGGAACATGAGCTGTGTATAAaagattaatttacaaaataattttttagattcgtcttgataataaaaaataagacgagttataatcgataattaaaataaagaaaagtgtAACTACTGGATatgaataattgtaaataactaCAAGTAAATAttcgatttgaaaaatttttttatttaatcaaaaattatcttctATGATAAATTACTTTTCGTAATCTTACAATGAATATTTAGTCATTAagttttatgatattttaaaagttgtttattttaaattcgaaagtgtaaataaaaataatctctcAATGTCAAAGTTTATGATCTGTTTGTAAAAGTGGTTCGTAGTTCAAATAATATAACGTTTGTTGTGATTGAGCAGTGGGACGAgttgaaataaacttttaaaaggGGAATGGAATAATATAcccgataaaatattttcatacgaGCGAAGAATAGTAGAGGATTAAATGCGGACATAAACGTTTAGAGGTCCAATTTAAGAAcagatacatatatacatatatataaatatatagtagtaCAACGGTGATAGTGATATAAATGTAGATTCAATTTAACAATTATGACGGTCAATGTTGCATtatatttcatcattatttcaattttatattcaaaaactaCTGGACATTATAATAACCCCGATCGTAAGTGAATCActtatataataacaataatgtataataaaataataattgtcgaaaaataaaaaaaggagatttgttattacttattataaaaaatatatgctttCAGCTTTTCAAAGAACTCTTGGTCATTTAAAACCACAAAGTTCACCAGATTTACAAGCCGAAGCCGCtagaaaattgattgaaagaaTTATTGGAGAAAACTCAACACATTTTAGTGTTTATGTTGATCCAAATTTGGGCCCTATAGGAAAAGATACATTCGAGGTAATGTagattgttttaaataattaatccatGCTCTTGTTAGCAAAACTCCTGcatggaaagaaaattatgggaagtgttcctatgcattatgggaatagttcccataatggtataggagcTGTACCCACACTATTATAGGGATAGATCTTATCAATTGAGCATTTGAAGTCTTACGAATGttaaaataacgttttttcttaaatacgGACAACATTGTAATTCGTAACATATCAACCATTAATGCCTGTTATAGTTTCtataaactgaaaaattatattttcaaaatttgtaatcctCAAAATGCTCGattgataagatttaaaaaagtttttttaaaatatcttcgtaaatacacattttataaaaaatatgaatatgaccttttttgtcaaaaatttaatttcctacaaaattattcttatgactttttcctttaatctgcatatttaatgagatatttttaaaaaaaccgcaaccgtattgaaaaatgaactttgaaaaaaacaaattcccTATTCTTTTTCACTGAAAAGAAGTTTTTTATGGGACGTCTgagaaaatctaatttttgACAATCACCCTAAtgtgtatctatatatatataatatatgcaAGGAAGTGTATAAATATGTTTCGAAAATGTAACATATATATCTTCGATTATACTTTATCTTTTTctgatttactaaaatatttagataaaatcCATATCCCCTGAGTCTATAAAAATAGTCGGATCATCAGGTGTTGCAGTAGCATGGggtttttactattatttgaaaaattattgcaattgCCATATCGCTTGGGAAGGACAACAAACCAAATTGCCAATTGTGTTACCTgatgtaaatgaaaaaataatttcaaatgataggtaataatttaattattcttcaagaaaGTGGAGAAAATATGGagatacataaaaatatttgaattcaattgCTTAgggtaaaatttgaaataaacttataaaataattccgtAGGTTTCGTTATTACCAAAATGTTTGCACAGCTGGATACAGTTCAACCTGGTGGGATTGGGGTCAATgggagaaaaatattgactgGATGGCTTTGAATGGTATCAATCTTGCTTTGGCTTTCCATGGTCAAGAAGCAATTTGGAAGAGAGTATATCTACAAATGAATCTCACTAATGAAGAGATCGATCAACATTTTGGAGGACCAGCTTTTTTACCTTGGTAACGATAtctatcttattttttttattttttacagtcgaATTCCATTAACTCGGACAGAGTCAACGAAGGAGTGGAAATTTCTTGGAAATTCCGACTTATCGAATGCCACCTCCTTTGAAGAGTAAATTACACGCATGCGCTCTTGTATCACATGAATGATGCAGACATAAATCATATATGCAATACTCGTATAGgagtattacatatatatgataaatatacacAGACATACAAATTATAGCACCAGGTGGTAGTGGGGGTCAAGATCAAGGAGAAGTTTTGAATTAATGACCCGACTTAATGGAATTCAACTATATATAactaataagttataaattttatttttaaactgataATGAGATTTAATGCAAaacttaactattattttactcattatattcattaattaggTCACGGATGGGTAATATCAGAGGATGGGGTGGCCCATTGTCTTTTTCGTGGCACAATCATACTATTGTACTTCAacataaaatacttaataGAATGCGAGAACTTGGAATAATTCCAGTTCTTCCTGCATTTGCAGGCCACGTTCCACGTTCTTTTTCTCGTATTTATCCTGCTGCGAATGTGTCTAAAATAGGTGTTTGGAATGATTTTGATGATACTTATTGCTGGTAATTTCATGTTTAtctataaaattcttatatattttaataagagTAATAAGTCTTAAATAGACATGAAATATTGTTTCAGTCCATTTTTATTGTCGCCAACAGATCCGCTTTTTAAAGttattggtaaaaaatttttgcacgAGGTAATAAaagcagatttttttttaaatttgtgacggtaaataatatactaatttatttatttagtatactAATGAATTTGGTACAGATCACATTTATAATTGTGATACTTTTAATGAGAATGAACCCTTGGACAGTGATAttgagtcattaaaaaatattggacAAGCTATTTATTCTGGCATGACGGAAGTTGATCCACAAGCCAtatggtaattaaaaaataattaaataaattcattatttttagtataattgtTTGTAATTAAAGGATGATGCAAGGATGGTTATTTGTTCATGAATCAGATTTTTGGACAGAAGCACGAGTAGAAGCTTTTATTACATCAGTTCCATTGGTCagtcttataaaaaataattattggggGTGTGCGAATCGGgttcaatttgaattttttttttaattactcgtaatttttcaaattgctCGGTtcgaattgataaaattttgttcagctttgatattcaaattttagtttttaaagtaaacaaaaaaaattttttcgtagatTCGTGTCTAAACTCTGTTTACCtgtgacaaaaatttgaattatttcaaaaactattacaattttaagtcgttaaaaaaaatttttttgaaaaattcggAGTTTCGAATTATTTGCACACTcccaataattattcaaaaactaaagctaatatatattttttaatacttaggGAAAAATGATTGTACTCGATCTTCAATCAGAACAATTTCCACAGTACAATAGATTTAAATCTTACTATGGCCAGCCATTCATTTGGTGTATGCTTCATAATTTTGGCGGTACACTTGGAATGTTCGGATCAGCCGAAATAATAAACcaagtaatattttaaaataacttaaactATAAATCTCTAActaaatacttataattaaattttgaaattaataacttattttagcGCGTTATTGAAGCAAGAAAAATGAACGATAGTACGATGATTGGGACAGGCTTAACGCCCGAGGGAATCAATCAAAATTATGtgatttatgaattaatgaaCGAAATGGCTTATCGGCGCAAACCCGCTGATCTTGATAAATGGTAAAATATTAATCGCTATTAATTATTCGTTGGTCTGCAGTCATTATGTGATTTCTTGATAACTATTAAAGTAATAGCAACGTAATAGATcgtttaatttgaaatttatttgaattaacacttaccaaataattaaattattaattatttttaaaaaatgttaatgcaatgtaaaaaaaaccgGGGTAAGTTTAGGTGGTATAggtgttaaattttcagtgttaaattttaacaccgcctATTCTatactagaaatttttttttaacaccgacATTTTAACACCACGCGGTGTCAAATTGTCCATTTTTTACGGCGTAATAATTCCCCATCTTGATCACGTtcagaatataaatatataattttatttctactaatTGTCAACATTCAtactgtttatatatattataattttctaaaccagttaattgtttaattagtTTATGAATTAATGCAAGTAATTTTGTATTGTAAGAGGTTAAAGTTTTTGGGTAATAtccataaatttgttattttaatttgactaATGATCAACAcaatttgaaaacttaaaaaagtCACAAGAACAAAGTGACAAAATGATGGTGGGAAAATTAATGTCTTGATTAATTCATCAACTTACTATCCATAATACCCcgaaataatagttttttgataataaaactctgctgcatgataaaatttactaacttttttttgaaaatttatttatttatttctgcttttaaaacaaataaaaattattatttatcaatttacagcagtaaaaatttcgagtaaaaagagtgaaaaataaaagtttcaatttcaaaaaaaattttatcacaaacatacgatggtaaattttttttttttcttgacaatattaaatattttcattcattatcAAACTTACATAGtagaaagataaataaataatagggGATACATGTTTctacatttgtatatttatactgaCGTATATGAAATGTATgaatgtaaatatttgtttaaggtttgaaaattattctatACGGAGGTATGGCGGATGGAATGAATATGCAGCAGAAACATGGAATATTCTGGGCAaaacaatttacaattttattggTCTCGAGAGGATCCGTGGACACTATGTGATCACAATGCGACCAAAAGAGAATATTAAACCAtgggtaatttatttagtttatgcAGTCGAGGCATTTAAAGagacaaacatttttttttctttttcatttaatcgAAAGATGTTTTAGTCATGGTATGATCCAGAGTCACTTCTTACCGCCTGGAATATTTTCCTTCGGGCTAGACCTGCTAGAGTTGATAACAAATTATACAGACATGATCTGGTTGATATTTCACGTCAAGCTTTACAGCTGATCGCCGATGAGATTTATCTCAGTGTTAAAAATGcttatgtgaaaaaaaattcaactttattgaggtattttaaaattaaactttattttagttcaaatttaaattattaaccatTACATTTTAAGGCAAAAcagtgagaaaaatttaaaaaatagttgaccctgcgggccatcAGCCCCAAAACCTCGCTGTTTTCGAGTTCGAGGAGTCAAAATACATTATTGTTAACACTTTGAACTCTTTTCTTTCTTCaatgatatcttttgaacaaatCAACCGATTTAAATGGTTCTTCGTTAATCGGCGTGTTGAGTTCTAaaactgattttattttaagaaactTATTGATAGAGTCGTTTCAgaattattcgaaataaaccgttttttaccatgaTATCTCTCGAATGAATAATCCTGTTAAGACATTTTATGTGGCAATCGACAGATTTTATTAAGTGTTAGAGATAATTAGATTTTTGGATCTAATGATCGAGtcgttttttagaaatttcgaaaaaaaagttttttcatatatatcaGAGTTAATTTGattgattaatataaaatttataagaaaaatgatgACTGACATGCCCTTTTGATTGCCGCCGAAACTGTCCAAATTAGTTGATTAGTTACAAGTTCTagagagtttacacacacacaacacccatacacacacatacacacacacgggcatcattctgaaaatcaCGAAAATAGTTTTccaaaatcttaaaaattcaaaatctgatgaaaattcgatttctGAAAATCGggttgaaaacaataactttcgaaattttttgaaaatcttcaattttcttagcaggaagtaaataattttttttttttcaacagacGACAATCTGCATTGTTGATTGAACTTTTTGAtgacttggaaaaaattcttgattcGAGTGAAAATTTCCGTTTGGGTAAATGGATAGAGGATGCTAAATTATTGGGAACAAATAAAcaagaagaaaatttatatgagtATAATGCACGCAATCAAATAACATTGTGGGGACCAAATGGCGAGATACGTGATTATGCAAATAAACAGTGGTCTGGAGTTattgttgattattttaaaccaCGGTGGGATATATTTCTTAAAGCTTTATATGAATCAATTGAAACAGAACAAAAGTTAAACCAAACTGaaatcaatcaaataatttttgagcaaGTCGAAAAACCATTTACtttgtcaaataaatattatcctGTTAATCCTCAaggtaatttattgtttattcattttttgttaaaattagcaatcaatgttatttttattttacaggtGATACTATAGATATTGCTGTtgagttgaataataaatgGCAAAATTATAGAACtcgttttattgaaaaaaaatttcgtagaCATGAACGTAAAAGAAAagagatgaagaaaaaaaaaattgagcaaTAACatgcttttattattaaagttttttatgaCGCCCACTACTagccattttttaaagtttttgccgtttttacagaaatttttttcagtaatctATTATAAGAAAACTTCTTATAGTGATCACTAAAggagttttttatattaatcacTGCTGTTGAATTTTCTGAGATTACTTTTAGAACACGATAAGGAAACATTTAATCGATCAAAAATACACGATgtatctgtaaaaataaaataatttttataatcattttatataaataactgttttattttctgttcaaagaaataatgatttttattaaagataagAAACTCAAAAGCAAATGAGTTCTTTCGACTTGTTGGAATTTCGGAGCGTAATCAACTAGGATTTTCAAAgaagtcttctataataacttacacataaaaaaaaaggaaaaaaatttctctaagacatctctaggatatgtctaggatttgtctaggatttgtctaggatatctctaggatttttaaagaaataaattttctaagttttctctaggatttttctaggatttgtctaggatatctctaggatttttaaagaaataaattttctaagttttctctaggatttttctaggatttgtctaggatatctctagaattttcaaagaaataaattttctaagttttctctagaatatctctaggattttcaaagaaataaatattctaagtttcctctaggatttctctaggatttgtctaggatatctctaggattttcaaagaaataaattttctaagttttctctaggatttttctaggatttgtctaggatatctctaggattttcaaagaaataaattttctaagtttcctctaggatttttctaggatttgtctaggatatctctagaattttcaaagaaataaattttctaagttttctctaggatttttctaggatttgtctaggatatctctagaattttcaaagaaataaattttctaagttttctctaggatatctctaggattttcaaagaaataaattttctaagttttctctaggatttttctaggatttgtctaggatatctctagaattttcaaagaaataaattttctaagttttctctagaatatctctaggattttcaaagaaataaatattctaagtttcctctaggatttctctaggatttgtctaggatatctctaggattttcaaagaaataaattttctaagttttctctaggatttttctaggatttgtctaggatatctctaggattttcaaagaaataaattttctaagtttcctctaggatttttctaggatttgtctaggatatctctagaattttcaaagaaataaattttctaagttttctctaggatttttctaggatttgtctaggatatctctagaattttcaaagaaataaattttctaagttttctctaggatatctctaggattttcaaagaaataaattttctaagttttctctaggatttttctaggatttgtctaggatatctctagaattttcaaagaaataaattttctaagttttctctaggatatctctaggattttcaaagaaataaatattctaagtttcctctaggatttgtctaggatttgtctaggatatctctaggattttcaaagaaataaattttctaagtattctttaggatttttctaggatttgtctaggatatctctaggattttcaaagaaataaattttctaagttttttctaggatttctctagaatttgtctaggatttgtctaggatttgtctagaattttcagagaagtcttcccagacataaaagtaaaggaaaaaaatttctctaagacttgtctaggatttgtctaggatttgccACAAATTGCCTCAAATTATCATATTCTACCATAAATCACCGTGCTTTGACGCAAATTACCGTAAAAGGCGGCAAATTTGCAGTGAAATACGGCAACTTACTGTGATTCGGATCCGctagaaaatttatacaattttttgtaaGGTAAAGACAGTTCACAAAAGAACTAGTACACTCCTCAAAAGAGGTCTGAAAAcgcttattaattatatgtttaattatccGAACCCTAGCAAAGTCTTAGAAAtaggaaaaattgaaataacacAAAATGATTTATGATTTCATAAGtagcttttatttttcaatagatgaaaataaatttattaatattattgaaatggaataatttttatctagtTGTTTAGCATTTTCTTCACAAATATGTTtacaatatatacaataaattaattactattaaaaattttgcataaatttataataagagtttgaaatttttcagtgcaTTATTCATTAGATCTATCTATTATgtacaaatttatttgtgcATTTCGAAGAGTATAAACATCTAGAGCTAtttaatagatatttataaagatttattcttttatttaatagttgcGATTTCCtctatttaaacaatttttaaaaaatttatatgtaaatagaTAGATTTTTACAACTTGGAGTTACCAtcagaattaattaaagaaatagttaaaattatttttaaatgcttaattattattttcacatcttgatgaattaaatttaaaatgattgcaTCTGCTCCATGATACAGAACTGGTTAACacataaaatacaattaattatattaaatagtatattgtgtgtcAAGAGATAAAACAAGACGATTTCAAAAGATAGTGAAGTTGAAAGGCTGACATTACCTGAAATATAAAATCGTGTTCTATCTAGGGCGACGCACtagattttttcatattaccTGCATTGATTCTAGGAGTTTCAATGTCTAGAGTCAGTCAAAAACGGCTTATTTCAGACCCATAGACTGGCAGAAAAATAATgctgtattttaaatatgcaaattttaataaattatttttcaaatggtACGAATTTTGGTCTAGTTGAGcacacttaaaaaaataagtggtAGCAGCTACCTATTGGAAatcagtagctgctaccgattattttggTACCAGTTACCTAATTTTCGATAACAACTATCGATTCTCTTTCAATAGCTGATACCGATTCCGATCAGTGACGGCTACCGATATtcgaaataatcggtagccgTCCCCtaataatcggtagcggctactgaaaaataattggtagtagCTACTGATTGACAATCTGCTACCGATGAGTGAATCGGCTGGGATCGAGTAAGCAGCTGAACACATCTTACTGCTTCGCGACTGAGTTGAGCGATTTTTGTCTTTGTTCGTAGAAAGAATGGCGCATGCGcacatttttatcatttgtttttccATAAAAGAGAAGAACGacttttttcatctaaacAGGGCAAGAAGTTTAAACTTTCAGTACaggtatggtgaaaaaatttttctctagaGAAGAAACATCAATTTCTATTCACTAAATCATATTGGTCTGAAATCGGCCATTCGACTAGAAAAGCAGAAACTCGCAGTTTCATTGCAAGtaatacgaaaaatttatttatttacaataactATTTTCATGATATCACATAACTACGtacaatagtaattaaattttgaataattattatcaatgatcattaattaataaaattgaaaatcaataataataatcatatcaAGTAttgga
Above is a window of Microplitis demolitor isolate Queensland-Clemson2020A chromosome 1, iyMicDemo2.1a, whole genome shotgun sequence DNA encoding:
- the LOC103577478 gene encoding alpha-N-acetylglucosaminidase, producing the protein MTVNVALYFIIISILYSKTTGHYNNPDPFQRTLGHLKPQSSPDLQAEAARKLIERIIGENSTHFSVYVDPNLGPIGKDTFEIKSISPESIKIVGSSGVAVAWGFYYYLKNYCNCHIAWEGQQTKLPIVLPDVNEKIISNDRFRYYQNVCTAGYSSTWWDWGQWEKNIDWMALNGINLALAFHGQEAIWKRVYLQMNLTNEEIDQHFGGPAFLPWSRMGNIRGWGGPLSFSWHNHTIVLQHKILNRMRELGIIPVLPAFAGHVPRSFSRIYPAANVSKIGVWNDFDDTYCCPFLLSPTDPLFKVIGKKFLHEYTNEFGTDHIYNCDTFNENEPLDSDIESLKNIGQAIYSGMTEVDPQAIWMMQGWLFVHESDFWTEARVEAFITSVPLGKMIVLDLQSEQFPQYNRFKSYYGQPFIWCMLHNFGGTLGMFGSAEIINQRVIEARKMNDSTMIGTGLTPEGINQNYVIYELMNEMAYRRKPADLDKWFENYSIRRYGGWNEYAAETWNILGKTIYNFIGLERIRGHYVITMRPKENIKPWSWYDPESLLTAWNIFLRARPARVDNKLYRHDLVDISRQALQLIADEIYLSVKNAYVKKNSTLLRRQSALLIELFDDLEKILDSSENFRLGKWIEDAKLLGTNKQEENLYEYNARNQITLWGPNGEIRDYANKQWSGVIVDYFKPRWDIFLKALYESIETEQKLNQTEINQIIFEQVEKPFTLSNKYYPVNPQGDTIDIAVELNNKWQNYRTRFIEKKFRRHERKRKEMKKKKIEQ